From one Nicotiana tomentosiformis unplaced genomic scaffold, ASM39032v3 Un00001, whole genome shotgun sequence genomic stretch:
- the LOC138903781 gene encoding uncharacterized protein — protein sequence MSFIAGSSTASSSSTKKKEEIKPRYTNTNMNNLFSKPFIQKNIQNTQKEIFLPPQINTYKESLNQAKKTYNHITRTYIDNIYKIQNFLNKNPRSQTTQNPDEDYVTHYLTGYNKLIALPNTNAKLVATCYNYGLLDTVYTQTGQEIATIPEVYRAFMQYKRITKGTLFYIRFYSATAEILYEEIKPIIQVIKIGLTREMLVPEKIEEQEEIEKINIPDFYANKRIIGISTILNELANNYLNQNAIWSYYSREQTMIYSNCREIREPDMEELRQWVLSLLKPEQSTTTRAIRTNFISPELLTRYCKLISHKYPDHICSKCKGEDNIVPDVQLE from the exons atGTCTTTTA TTGCAGGAAGCAGCACAGCTAGTAGTTCATCtacaaagaaaaaggaagaaatcaaacctagatatacaaatacaaatatgaataatttattttcaaaaccattcatacagaaaaatatccaaaatacccaaaaagaaatattcctaccaccacagataaacacctacaaagaaagtctgaaccaagccaaaaagacatacaaccatataacccgtacatatatagataacatatacaaaatacaaaatttcctaaacaaaaatccaagatcccaaactacccaAAATCCAGATGAAGATTATGTTACTCATTATTTAACAGGATATAATAAACTAATAGCACtaccaaatacaaatgcaaaactagtaGCCACTTGCTACAATTATGGATTACTAGACACAGTATATACACAGACAGGACAAGAAATAGCTACCATACCAGAAGTATATAGAGCATTTATGCAGTATAAAAGAATAACCAAAGGAACATTATTCTATATAAGATTCTATTCAGCTACAGCAGAGATACTATATGAAGAAATAAAACCcatcatacaagttatcaagatcggacttacaagGGAGATGCTAGTACCAGAAAAAATAGAGgaacaagaagagatagaaaaaattaatattccagacttttatgcaaataaaaggattatcggaatatccactatactaaatgaactagcaaacaactacctaaaccagaatgctatttggagttattattcaagagaacagacaatgatatattcaaactGCAGAGAAATACGAGAACCAGATATGGAAGAATTAAGGCAATGGGTCTTGAGTCTTTTGAAGCCAGAACAATCTACAACtacaagagctataaggacaaattttatttctccagaattattaacaagatattgcaagttaatcagtcacaaatatccagatcacatatgctcaaaatgcaaaggagaagataatattgttccagacgtacaactggaataa
- the LOC138903784 gene encoding uncharacterized protein: MLLQIIYQDKATQTEPDNTMENLLLAMTTLCKKVESIEEEIQILKKTTSGQQHDLKNAEIRRSEVSKIPELEGDVEKHLKTHNGLLNAVAGSSTASSSSTKKKEEIKPRYTNTNMNNLFSKPFIQKNIQNTQKEIFLPPQINTYKESLNQAKKTYNHITRTYIDNIYKIQNFLNKNPRSQTTQNPDEDYVTHYLTGYNKLIALPNTNAKLVATCYNYGLLDTVYTQTGQEIATIPEVYRAFMQYKRITKGTLFYIRFYSATAEILYEEIKPIIQVIKIGLTREMLVPEKIEEQEEIEKINIPDFYANKRIIGISTILNELANNYLNQNAIWSYYSREQTMIYSNCREIREPDMEELRQWVLSLLKPEQSTTTRAIRTNFISPELLTRYCKLISHKYPDHICSKCKGEDNIVPDVQLE; this comes from the coding sequence atgttgttgcagattatctatcaagacaaagctacccaaactgaaccagataatacaatggaaaatctactcttagctatgactacactttgtaaaaaagtggaaagcatagaagaagagatacagatattaaagaaaacaactagtggtcagcagcatgacttgaaaaatgcggagataagacgatcggaagtctctaaaattccagagctagaaggtgacgttgagaaacacctaaaaactcataacGGTTTGTTAAATGCAGTTGCAGGAAGCAGCACAGCTAGTAGTTCATCtacaaagaaaaaggaagaaatcaaacctagatatacaaatacaaatatgaataatttattttcaaaaccattcatacagaaaaatatccaaaatacccaaaaagaaatattcctaccaccacagataaacacctacaaagaaagtctgaaccaagccaaaaagacatacaaccatataacccgtacatatatagataacatatacaaaatacaaaatttcctaaacaaaaatccaagatcccaaactacccaAAATCCAGATGAAGATTATGTTACTCATTATTTAACAGGATATAATAAACTAATAGCACtaccaaatacaaatgcaaaactagtaGCCACTTGCTACAATTATGGATTACTAGACACAGTATATACACAGACAGGACAAGAAATAGCTACCATACCAGAAGTATATAGAGCATTTATGCAGTATAAAAGAATAACCAAAGGAACATTATTCTATATAAGATTCTATTCAGCTACAGCAGAGATACTATATGAAGAAATAAAACCcatcatacaagttatcaagatcggacttacaagGGAGATGCTAGTACCAGAAAAAATAGAGgaacaagaagagatagaaaaaattaatattccagacttttatgcaaataaaaggattatcggaatatccactatactaaatgaactagcaaacaactacctaaaccagaatgctatttggagttattattcaagagaacagacaatgatatattcaaactGCAGAGAAATACGAGAACCAGATATGGAAGAATTAAGGCAATGGGTCTTGAGTCTTTTGAAGCCAGAACAATCTACAACtacaagagctataaggacaaattttatttctccagaattattaacaagatattgcaagttaatcagtcacaaatatccagatcacatatgctcaaaatgcaaaggagaagataatattgttccagacgtacaactggaataa